Proteins found in one Methanospirillum hungatei JF-1 genomic segment:
- a CDS encoding ATP synthase subunit K (produces ATP from ADP in the presence of a proton gradient across the membrane; the K subunit is a nonenzymatic component which binds the dimeric form by interacting with the G and E subunits), with protein sequence MTIGTGAVLMAIGAGIAVGCSAIGSGIGVGIVGSAASGVISERSEKFGMALVFTAIPQTQAIYGLLIAILILQAGGFLGGTAADIPTPAGLVAVAAGLAVGLAGFSAIGQGIAASSGVANTAEKPEMFGKGVVFSAVCETQAIYGLLIAVLMLALTGILSSDFSVEMPVAIGLVGAGLAVGLAGFSAIGQGITCSSGIAATARNPGAIGRSLVFAAMSETFAIFGLLVAILILFGLGLFSG encoded by the coding sequence ATGACAATAGGGACCGGAGCGGTTTTAATGGCTATCGGGGCCGGAATAGCAGTGGGATGTTCTGCTATTGGGTCTGGTATCGGAGTGGGTATTGTGGGTTCAGCAGCGTCAGGGGTGATATCAGAACGGTCTGAAAAATTTGGTATGGCTCTCGTGTTTACTGCAATTCCCCAGACCCAGGCGATATATGGCCTTCTTATTGCAATTCTTATCCTTCAGGCGGGTGGTTTTCTGGGCGGGACTGCCGCTGACATCCCTACTCCTGCAGGACTTGTGGCGGTTGCAGCAGGTCTTGCCGTCGGTCTGGCCGGTTTTTCAGCAATTGGTCAGGGCATCGCTGCATCATCAGGTGTTGCTAATACCGCTGAAAAACCAGAGATGTTTGGGAAAGGTGTTGTATTTTCTGCAGTCTGTGAGACCCAGGCAATTTATGGGCTTCTTATCGCCGTTCTCATGCTTGCCCTTACCGGGATATTATCATCAGACTTCTCTGTTGAGATGCCGGTTGCAATCGGGCTTGTAGGGGCAGGTCTTGCGGTCGGCCTGGCCGGTTTTTCAGCCATCGGTCAGGGGATTACCTGTTCAAGCGGGATTGCTGCAACGGCACGAAACCCGGGTGCGATTGGGAGATCGCTTGTGTTCGCTGCAATGTCAGAGACGTTTGCCATCTTTGGTCTGCTGGTTGCCATTCTGATCCTCTTTGGCCTCGGCCTCTTTAGCGGATAA
- a CDS encoding V-type ATP synthase subunit D, translating to MQRAVIAGVRPTRLELIRLSRREQIARKGRDILQEKLDALVIEHARLTKELETMAVSIQDQLQAAYNALELAGIMTGWVRLEELAAACGKIPEPTVTASQVMGVHVPVISMPDVTGYFMTQRGYSMAGTSGQVDEAALRYESVLESLITYASLEGRVDRISLEMNKTRRRVNALEHLVIPRLVRTMRYIEFRLEEREREDLFRRKRMKQNMERKERGGDQTSNLL from the coding sequence ATGCAAAGGGCCGTAATTGCCGGGGTAAGGCCAACGCGGCTGGAATTGATACGGCTCTCACGACGTGAGCAGATCGCCCGCAAAGGCAGGGATATCCTGCAGGAGAAGCTGGATGCCCTCGTCATTGAGCATGCACGCCTCACAAAAGAGCTGGAAACCATGGCTGTTTCAATCCAGGATCAACTGCAGGCTGCCTATAATGCACTTGAACTGGCAGGGATCATGACCGGATGGGTCAGACTTGAAGAACTGGCTGCAGCCTGTGGAAAGATCCCGGAGCCTACGGTCACCGCTTCCCAGGTTATGGGTGTCCATGTTCCTGTTATCTCTATGCCTGACGTGACGGGGTATTTCATGACCCAGCGGGGATATAGCATGGCAGGTACGTCCGGGCAGGTTGATGAGGCAGCTCTCCGGTATGAATCGGTTTTAGAGTCCCTTATCACCTATGCGTCACTTGAAGGAAGGGTGGATCGAATCTCGCTTGAGATGAACAAAACGAGAAGACGAGTGAATGCCCTTGAGCATCTTGTCATTCCCCGGCTGGTGCGGACCATGCGGTATATTGAGTTCAGGCTTGAGGAAAGGGAGCGGGAGGACCTCTTCAGAAGAAAGCGGATGAAGCAGAACATGGAGCGGAAGGAGAGGGGAGGAGATCAGACTTCCAATCTGTTATGA
- a CDS encoding ATPase produces MTGWEVPIGAAIAFAGGAIATGIAQSKIGAAGAGTVAERPESAGTVIVLEAIPETLVILGFVVAAMIIIMVE; encoded by the coding sequence ATGACAGGATGGGAAGTCCCCATTGGCGCAGCAATCGCCTTTGCAGGAGGCGCAATTGCCACAGGAATCGCTCAGTCAAAGATTGGTGCTGCCGGAGCCGGAACCGTGGCCGAAAGACCTGAATCGGCCGGTACGGTGATTGTTCTTGAAGCAATTCCGGAAACACTGGTTATTCTTGGTTTTGTCGTAGCGGCAATGATCATCATTATGGTTGAGTGA
- a CDS encoding V-type ATPase subunit subunit G family protein → METEHSLLDQISRKEAELKGQCDIACKEAETRIHDARVRARSMREDAEQKGALEASQYMQSGLDELAVQISSILAAGEAEADKILKTGEKKVDNAVNRIIEMILG, encoded by the coding sequence ATGGAGACTGAACACTCATTGCTGGATCAGATATCACGAAAAGAAGCAGAGCTGAAAGGTCAATGTGATATTGCCTGTAAAGAGGCTGAAACCCGGATTCATGATGCACGGGTCAGGGCACGGAGTATGCGGGAGGATGCAGAACAAAAAGGAGCTCTGGAGGCATCACAGTACATGCAGAGCGGGCTTGATGAACTTGCTGTACAGATCAGTTCGATTCTTGCAGCGGGAGAAGCTGAAGCAGATAAAATTCTGAAGACAGGAGAGAAAAAAGTAGATAATGCGGTGAACAGAATAATCGAGATGATCCTGGGATAA
- a CDS encoding V-type ATP synthase subunit B, translating to MTDLRFRTYTGVSKVVGPLMVLDGVEGIGYGEIAEITLPGGEVRIGQVLETTTTRAMVQVFRGTRDLDTEKTQVRFRGEPMKISLSSDMLGRTFDGSARPIDGGGPVIPECIRDIYGSPINPSAREHPRDSIQTGISSIDGMNTLVRGQKLPIFSGAGLPHNLLASQIARQAKVTGQAEKFAVVFAAMGITYEESAFFIREFEESGALERTVLFLNLADDPAIERIITPRLALTTAEYLAFDKGMHVLVVLTDLTNYCEALREIAAAREEVPGRRGYPGYIYTDLASLYERAGRIRGREGSITQIPILTMPDDDITHPVPDLTGYITEGQIVLSRDLHRKGIYPPVDVLPCLSRLMQGGIGPGRTRADHAEVKNQLYSAYARGIRLKSLVAVMGEEGLTPLDKLYIRFCDRFENDFIRQASYEDRSFDDTLTLAWDLLSILPKAELKRISTEFIKMYYHGEEILECKGP from the coding sequence ATGACCGATCTGAGATTTCGGACCTATACCGGAGTGTCAAAGGTGGTCGGTCCGCTCATGGTTCTTGACGGTGTCGAGGGGATCGGGTATGGTGAGATAGCAGAGATCACGCTCCCCGGCGGTGAGGTCCGAATCGGCCAGGTGCTTGAGACAACAACGACCAGGGCCATGGTGCAGGTATTCCGGGGGACGAGGGATCTGGATACCGAGAAGACACAAGTCAGGTTCAGGGGAGAGCCGATGAAGATATCCCTGTCATCAGACATGCTTGGGAGGACATTTGATGGGAGTGCCCGGCCAATAGATGGTGGCGGCCCGGTCATTCCTGAATGTATCCGTGATATCTACGGATCTCCGATAAATCCGTCTGCCCGTGAACATCCCCGCGACTCCATTCAGACCGGGATTTCATCCATAGATGGTATGAACACTCTGGTCCGGGGTCAGAAACTTCCCATATTTTCCGGAGCAGGACTTCCCCATAACCTGCTGGCTTCACAGATTGCACGACAGGCAAAAGTGACCGGTCAGGCAGAGAAGTTTGCGGTTGTCTTTGCTGCGATGGGTATTACCTATGAAGAGTCGGCCTTTTTCATCAGGGAGTTTGAGGAGAGCGGAGCACTGGAACGGACGGTTCTCTTCCTCAATCTGGCAGATGACCCGGCCATTGAACGGATTATAACTCCACGGCTGGCCCTTACCACCGCAGAATACCTGGCTTTTGACAAGGGTATGCATGTCCTTGTGGTGCTTACGGATCTCACCAATTATTGTGAAGCACTTCGTGAGATTGCAGCAGCGAGGGAGGAGGTTCCGGGCAGACGTGGGTATCCAGGGTATATTTATACCGATCTTGCATCTCTCTATGAGCGTGCCGGCCGTATTCGTGGGAGGGAAGGTTCTATTACCCAGATTCCCATCCTGACAATGCCTGACGATGATATCACCCACCCGGTCCCTGACCTGACCGGCTATATCACCGAAGGCCAGATTGTTCTCTCACGGGATCTTCACCGGAAAGGAATCTACCCGCCTGTTGATGTCCTCCCCTGTCTCTCCCGTCTTATGCAGGGAGGGATAGGCCCAGGCAGGACGAGGGCCGATCATGCTGAGGTGAAAAACCAGCTCTACTCTGCATATGCCAGGGGTATCAGGCTGAAAAGTCTCGTAGCAGTTATGGGAGAAGAGGGGCTGACGCCGCTTGATAAACTCTATATCCGGTTTTGTGACCGGTTTGAGAATGATTTCATCAGGCAGGCATCATACGAGGATCGTTCTTTTGATGACACGCTCACCCTTGCGTGGGACCTTTTGTCAATTCTTCCAAAGGCTGAGCTGAAGCGGATCAGCACTGAGTTTATCAAAATGTACTATCATGGCGAGGAGATTCTGGAATGCAAAGGGCCGTAA
- a CDS encoding V-type ATPase subunit — MDIPDLNTLLDAGSPYFTHLSGAVFIVILVLLFLTLLSTAGYFPVLLSITSYTPIVARLKAKGVPFIEPEQLRELMQSGSVQDCMSRLKSYGYLIDVPIECTPDQAEEELLLAWYEEVTLLRSQAPRDAWLFFDAVLFFQEIAKVKRIIRLIHMGRAGAIAATPGLWPEGCSPDLAAKLGNVRSMSEGVRLLQETRYGEPLLSSLALYEKEKSVFYLDHALDCMGFSELKSQMSMVQTYLASPYRDFIAVLIDIQNIRALIRVKHSGWNPDAIPPCLVDGGQELPMWRLVQMNEMMSVPDLLRQLSGTGYDPVLSPVLRTYPSTDTMLRMDMALDQYLLDTISRLGLTYYHIGGPLLWYLVAKEFELRNIRIILSGLYDGFSADKITPMLITVPEET, encoded by the coding sequence ATGGATATCCCTGATTTGAACACCCTTCTGGATGCAGGCTCCCCGTATTTTACCCACCTGTCAGGAGCAGTTTTTATCGTCATCCTGGTTCTGCTCTTTCTGACTCTTCTCAGTACCGCCGGATATTTTCCGGTTCTGTTGTCGATAACATCGTATACGCCGATAGTAGCACGGCTGAAGGCGAAAGGAGTTCCTTTCATTGAACCTGAACAGCTTCGGGAACTCATGCAGAGTGGTTCGGTTCAGGACTGTATGAGCAGGTTGAAGAGTTATGGTTATCTGATCGACGTACCGATAGAATGCACACCTGATCAGGCAGAAGAAGAACTGCTCCTTGCATGGTATGAGGAGGTAACATTGCTCCGTTCGCAGGCTCCCCGGGATGCATGGCTCTTTTTTGATGCCGTTCTCTTCTTTCAGGAGATTGCAAAAGTCAAACGGATCATCCGGCTGATCCACATGGGCCGGGCAGGGGCGATTGCAGCAACTCCGGGACTCTGGCCGGAAGGATGCTCACCGGATCTTGCAGCAAAGCTTGGGAACGTTCGGTCCATGAGTGAAGGCGTTCGTTTGTTGCAGGAGACCAGGTACGGTGAACCTCTCCTTTCATCTCTAGCTCTTTACGAGAAAGAGAAGTCCGTATTTTACCTGGATCATGCCCTTGACTGTATGGGTTTTTCAGAACTGAAAAGCCAGATGTCGATGGTCCAGACATATCTGGCCTCCCCGTACCGTGATTTTATAGCAGTTCTGATTGATATCCAGAATATCCGGGCTCTCATCAGGGTTAAACACTCCGGGTGGAATCCTGATGCAATCCCGCCCTGTCTGGTTGACGGCGGTCAGGAACTTCCCATGTGGAGGCTGGTTCAGATGAATGAGATGATGAGTGTTCCGGATCTTCTCCGGCAACTCTCAGGGACCGGATATGATCCCGTCCTCTCCCCCGTGCTTAGAACCTATCCCTCTACGGATACGATGCTCCGGATGGATATGGCTCTTGATCAGTACCTTCTCGATACCATATCCAGGCTGGGGCTTACCTATTACCATATCGGAGGTCCGCTGCTCTGGTACTTGGTGGCAAAAGAATTTGAATTACGCAATATCCGCATCATTTTATCAGGGTTGTATGATGGGTTTTCTGCTGACAAAATCACCCCGATGCTCATCACCGTCCCGGAGGAGACATGA
- a CDS encoding universal stress protein: MFRRILFPTDFSDYARRVMDCIADLPGVEEVVLVHIVGTDKPASLRGDITSTAKNRIETEASLLKSLGIPSIKSEVLVSESIASGIDDAATRNNSTIIVMGARGKSIIKGLHLGSVTHRILHDSKKNLLIMRGQIIETLSGEKFQKYCPLIFSRVLVPVDLTPESWTAVEQLAKIPDVGEIIVAFVISRGETERELERIRIQAEQDIQERCKQIQTAGAEIRHRILEGDLVSRILDYAQEADVSLISTVPTEKGFFAEMLHGSFSCELARLATKPVLVIRRS, translated from the coding sequence ATGTTCAGACGAATTCTGTTTCCAACTGATTTTTCAGATTATGCACGGCGTGTCATGGACTGCATCGCAGATCTCCCCGGCGTTGAGGAGGTTGTGCTGGTTCATATCGTAGGTACAGATAAACCGGCTTCTTTGAGAGGAGATATCACATCAACTGCAAAGAACCGGATAGAGACTGAAGCATCCCTTTTAAAAAGTCTCGGTATTCCATCCATCAAATCTGAAGTTCTTGTTTCAGAATCTATCGCCTCAGGAATTGATGATGCAGCGACACGAAATAACTCGACCATCATTGTCATGGGTGCCAGGGGAAAAAGCATCATCAAAGGTCTGCATCTGGGGAGTGTTACCCACCGGATCCTCCATGACTCAAAGAAGAATCTCCTGATCATGAGGGGGCAGATAATTGAAACCCTATCTGGAGAGAAGTTTCAGAAGTACTGCCCCCTGATCTTTTCACGGGTCCTGGTTCCGGTTGATCTTACCCCTGAATCATGGACAGCGGTCGAACAACTGGCGAAGATTCCTGATGTTGGAGAGATCATTGTTGCCTTTGTGATCTCACGGGGTGAGACTGAACGGGAACTTGAACGTATCAGAATCCAGGCAGAACAGGACATTCAGGAGAGATGTAAACAGATTCAAACTGCCGGAGCAGAGATCAGGCATCGTATCCTTGAAGGCGATCTTGTCAGCCGGATACTGGATTATGCACAGGAGGCGGATGTCTCCCTTATCAGTACCGTGCCAACAGAGAAAGGATTTTTCGCCGAGATGCTCCATGGAAGTTTTTCATGTGAACTGGCACGGCTGGCAACAAAACCGGTTCTTGTCATCAGAAGATCATAA
- a CDS encoding V-type ATP synthase subunit I, producing MMRILVVGPKKDYQRIIDVLYQAGSIHLEDAKTDIPDGMVVRPLDTFHTEELSSLLIRIRGQIQILTPVDSKKHNKSPFIDKYASLPFKDLVVTATTICDSLEEKLRSLENRKGDLDVRYTTLLRYEKIIRKISPLEQQLPTLEGFEVTILIIQKEFESVLDIIHPFLSEITKNQFEFISADLDEKNIAVITVFSKKYANKVHDFLYSKNVNEVRIPQEYTNMPLDDALTLIQADKDAIRTEITEIEAKIRDISTRWYADLVTLKILLTDFLEETSAYSHFGQTEYTFVVKGWIPKKFLPATKKALVESFGESVVVHELPDDPSRYDDAPVFFDNPFWAKPFEFFMNLVTPPMYREIDPTPLIAIFFPLFFGLIVGDIGYGLVILCFSLAVRYKFREIPWICQLMSILMISSIPTMIFGYFYGEFFGDLGEHMGWIHPITLFGITWNRIEAIIPLLILTIGIGVFHVFLGLSLGILNAYRHHKTRHIIEKAGMLGLLSGILLLLGAYAGHVPGSVTFAVIALMLASIGCLIYGGGSRGVIEVMGTIGNIMSYARLMAIGLASVILALVANRLSHELGILVLGIIVAILLHTLNIFLAMFSPSIHSLRLHVVEFFSKFYEGGGVPYKPFGKERL from the coding sequence ATGATGAGAATCCTGGTGGTAGGTCCGAAAAAAGACTATCAGCGTATTATTGATGTACTGTACCAGGCAGGTTCCATTCATCTTGAAGATGCAAAGACTGATATCCCTGATGGCATGGTGGTACGTCCTCTTGATACGTTTCATACTGAAGAGTTATCCTCTCTTCTCATCAGAATCAGGGGACAGATCCAGATCCTTACTCCGGTTGACTCAAAAAAGCATAACAAAAGCCCTTTTATTGATAAATACGCAAGTCTCCCCTTTAAAGATCTTGTAGTTACTGCAACAACAATCTGTGATTCACTCGAGGAGAAACTCAGGTCACTTGAAAACAGAAAGGGGGACCTTGATGTCCGGTATACGACCCTGCTTAGATATGAGAAGATCATACGGAAGATCTCTCCCCTTGAGCAGCAACTCCCTACTCTTGAGGGATTTGAAGTCACGATCCTGATTATTCAGAAGGAATTTGAATCGGTTCTCGATATTATTCACCCGTTTCTCTCCGAAATCACAAAAAACCAGTTTGAGTTTATCAGTGCTGATCTTGATGAGAAAAACATTGCAGTCATTACGGTCTTCAGTAAAAAATATGCCAATAAAGTTCATGATTTTCTCTATTCCAAAAATGTGAATGAAGTCCGGATACCCCAGGAGTATACGAATATGCCTCTGGATGACGCCCTGACTCTCATACAGGCAGACAAGGATGCAATCCGTACAGAAATTACTGAAATAGAGGCAAAAATTCGTGATATTTCGACCAGGTGGTATGCAGATCTCGTCACCCTGAAAATTTTGCTCACCGATTTTCTTGAAGAGACATCCGCATATTCACACTTTGGTCAGACTGAGTACACTTTTGTGGTAAAGGGATGGATACCGAAGAAATTTCTACCGGCAACAAAAAAGGCCCTCGTGGAGAGTTTTGGAGAGTCGGTTGTCGTTCATGAACTCCCCGATGATCCATCACGGTATGATGATGCTCCGGTCTTCTTCGATAACCCATTCTGGGCAAAACCCTTCGAGTTCTTCATGAACCTGGTCACACCGCCTATGTACCGGGAGATAGACCCCACTCCTCTGATAGCAATCTTCTTCCCCCTCTTCTTCGGGCTCATCGTGGGAGATATCGGGTATGGACTGGTAATCCTGTGTTTCAGCCTGGCGGTCCGGTATAAATTCAGGGAGATTCCCTGGATCTGTCAGCTCATGAGTATCCTGATGATCTCATCTATCCCGACGATGATTTTCGGATATTTCTATGGAGAGTTTTTTGGCGATCTTGGGGAACACATGGGCTGGATTCATCCCATCACGCTATTCGGGATCACCTGGAATCGGATAGAAGCCATCATCCCTCTTCTGATACTGACCATTGGTATCGGGGTATTTCATGTGTTCCTGGGTTTGTCCCTAGGGATTCTGAATGCGTACCGACACCATAAAACCAGGCATATCATCGAAAAAGCCGGGATGCTCGGACTGTTATCTGGAATTCTTCTCTTACTTGGTGCATATGCCGGTCATGTACCTGGGTCGGTAACATTTGCCGTAATCGCGCTGATGCTGGCTTCGATTGGCTGTCTCATCTATGGCGGAGGAAGCAGGGGAGTCATAGAAGTGATGGGGACTATTGGAAATATCATGTCTTATGCCCGTCTGATGGCAATAGGTCTTGCATCAGTTATTCTGGCTTTAGTGGCGAACCGTCTTTCGCATGAGCTGGGTATCCTTGTTCTGGGAATTATTGTCGCTATTCTCCTTCATACACTCAATATTTTCCTCGCCATGTTCAGTCCGTCAATTCACTCACTGAGATTGCATGTCGTGGAATTTTTCTCCAAGTTTTATGAAGGCGGAGGCGTTCCGTATAAGCCATTTGGAAAAGAGAGACTCTGA
- a CDS encoding V-type ATP synthase subunit E, with product MSVETIINRIREEAEAEIRTIRAEEACDVGAIRAQAEQKAENAYNHRIAEGQREIRQLIASQESRTRIEAKRKVREVREEMLRQCFDEVSSYLKTIRTRPEYPSFLEAMITESAKNLGPSDIAVKVHPDDRRLAADSISRINQEGFSLILSEEPIITSGGVICERISDRVVIDNTVEVRFVRLEREMIVAASRILFHGER from the coding sequence ATGTCTGTTGAAACCATTATCAACCGGATACGGGAGGAAGCTGAGGCAGAAATCCGGACAATCAGGGCCGAAGAAGCCTGTGATGTGGGTGCAATCAGAGCCCAGGCCGAACAAAAAGCAGAAAATGCCTATAATCACCGGATAGCAGAGGGCCAGCGTGAGATCAGACAGCTTATCGCTAGTCAGGAGTCGAGGACCAGGATAGAAGCGAAACGAAAGGTCAGAGAGGTCAGGGAGGAGATGCTCAGGCAGTGTTTTGATGAGGTGTCTTCGTATCTGAAGACGATACGCACAAGACCTGAATATCCTTCATTTTTAGAGGCCATGATTACCGAATCTGCAAAAAACCTTGGCCCGTCTGATATTGCTGTAAAAGTTCATCCGGATGATCGGAGGCTTGCAGCAGATAGTATCTCCAGGATAAACCAGGAAGGATTCTCGCTCATTCTCTCTGAAGAGCCGATTATTACCAGTGGCGGGGTCATCTGTGAGCGGATCTCTGACCGGGTGGTGATTGACAATACTGTAGAGGTCAGGTTTGTACGCCTGGAACGTGAGATGATCGTCGCAGCATCACGTATCCTCTTTCATGGTGAACGTTGA
- a CDS encoding V-type ATP synthase subunit A, with protein MGEKNGVIIRVTGPVVEAEGMAGSRMYESVRVGNDGLIGEIIILEGDRATIQVYEETIGLTPGEPVVRTYLPLSVELGPGLIGTMYDGIQRPLEEILKNTGDMIERGSSAPALDRTKKYRFYPLAKSGDMVREGDRIGCVRESVSVNHYILIPPGLSGTIHFIAEQGEYVITDTIVILDTGEEKKELTMIQRWPVRDPRPVRERLDPVEPLLTGQRIIDTLFPLARGGTAAIPGPFGSGKTVVQQQLAKWVNADIIIYIGCGERGNEMADVLEQFPTLKDPRTGHALSSRMVLIANTSNMPVAAREASVYTGITIAEYYRDMGYHVALMADSTSRWAEAMREISGRLEEMPGEEGYPAYLSSRLADFYERAGRVSLLGSGDHEGSISVIGAVSPPGGDFSEPVTQNTLRIVKVFWALDADLAYQRHFPAINWLMSYSLYSPIAGIWWEEHIGPEFIRMKQEMMEILQRENELEEIIRLVGPETLPESDRLLLLKAEILRESYLMQYAFDEFDTFTGPKKQYRMLKAIFTFFSQAERALETGISVSRLRGLPVIESFARMGTASPEEEDPLFESIARDTDAIRDLKEVL; from the coding sequence ATGGGTGAGAAAAACGGTGTAATTATCCGGGTAACCGGTCCGGTGGTTGAAGCAGAAGGAATGGCCGGCAGCAGGATGTATGAATCGGTGAGGGTAGGAAATGACGGATTAATCGGTGAAATCATCATTCTTGAAGGGGACCGTGCCACCATCCAGGTCTATGAGGAGACGATCGGTCTTACCCCTGGTGAGCCGGTAGTCAGAACCTATCTTCCGCTGTCGGTTGAACTGGGTCCGGGACTTATCGGCACCATGTACGACGGAATCCAGCGGCCCCTTGAAGAGATCCTGAAGAATACCGGTGATATGATCGAACGGGGTTCCTCTGCTCCGGCTCTGGACCGGACAAAAAAATACCGGTTCTATCCTCTTGCAAAGTCTGGTGACATGGTGCGGGAAGGTGACCGGATCGGCTGCGTCCGTGAGTCGGTATCGGTCAATCATTATATTCTCATCCCGCCCGGCCTGTCTGGTACTATACATTTCATTGCAGAACAGGGAGAATACGTCATTACTGATACCATTGTCATCCTTGATACCGGAGAGGAGAAGAAAGAACTCACCATGATTCAGCGTTGGCCGGTGCGAGACCCGAGGCCGGTTCGTGAACGTCTGGACCCTGTGGAGCCGCTGTTGACCGGGCAGCGGATCATCGACACCCTCTTTCCTCTTGCCCGCGGGGGAACTGCTGCTATTCCCGGTCCCTTTGGTTCGGGAAAAACGGTCGTTCAGCAGCAGCTGGCAAAATGGGTCAATGCAGACATTATCATCTATATCGGGTGCGGGGAACGGGGTAATGAGATGGCAGATGTTCTTGAACAGTTCCCGACCCTCAAGGATCCCCGGACTGGTCATGCCCTGAGCAGCCGGATGGTTCTTATCGCAAATACAAGTAACATGCCGGTAGCAGCCCGTGAAGCATCGGTATACACCGGGATTACCATTGCTGAATATTACCGTGACATGGGGTACCATGTTGCCCTTATGGCTGACTCGACATCACGGTGGGCAGAGGCGATGCGTGAAATATCCGGAAGGCTTGAAGAGATGCCGGGAGAAGAAGGCTATCCTGCATACCTGAGTTCCCGGCTTGCTGACTTTTATGAGCGTGCCGGCAGGGTGTCTCTGCTTGGGTCAGGGGATCATGAGGGATCCATCTCGGTAATCGGAGCGGTCTCCCCGCCGGGTGGAGATTTTTCAGAACCGGTCACTCAGAACACGCTTCGTATTGTCAAGGTATTCTGGGCACTTGATGCGGATCTTGCGTATCAGCGGCACTTTCCTGCGATCAACTGGCTCATGTCTTACTCTTTGTACAGTCCTATCGCCGGGATATGGTGGGAGGAGCATATCGGCCCGGAGTTTATCAGGATGAAGCAGGAGATGATGGAGATATTACAACGGGAGAATGAGCTGGAGGAGATCATCCGCCTGGTCGGTCCGGAAACACTTCCTGAATCTGACCGTCTGCTCCTCTTAAAGGCCGAGATCCTTCGGGAGAGTTACCTCATGCAGTATGCCTTTGATGAATTTGATACATTTACCGGCCCGAAGAAACAATATCGTATGTTAAAAGCCATCTTCACGTTCTTCTCCCAGGCAGAACGAGCTCTTGAAACCGGGATTTCTGTCTCACGGCTCCGTGGTCTTCCTGTCATTGAATCATTTGCAAGAATGGGCACTGCATCCCCTGAAGAGGAGGATCCGCTCTTTGAAAGTATAGCCCGTGATACGGACGCGATACGGGATCTGAAGGAGGTTTTATGA
- a CDS encoding V-type ATP synthase subunit F: MKVALLASRRMVMGFLLGGVHRGYVCEDAEASRAHLDACLKDSDIGIILVTRTVASMIPDRIHDIKSSSDLIPVISVIPDVPEPGPFCTG, translated from the coding sequence ATGAAAGTAGCCCTGCTTGCATCCCGGCGTATGGTGATGGGATTTCTTCTTGGCGGTGTGCATAGAGGATATGTTTGTGAGGATGCAGAAGCGTCACGGGCTCATCTGGATGCATGCCTGAAGGATTCAGATATTGGAATCATTCTGGTGACCAGAACCGTTGCCTCCATGATTCCGGACAGAATACATGACATAAAGAGTTCATCAGATCTGATTCCGGTTATCTCGGTAATACCGGATGTGCCAGAACCCGGACCGTTCTGCACCGGGTAA